GAAGAAGTAATAAAATATATATGGGAACATGGATTATCCTAAACTTCACATAAAACAATTAACGATATTCAATAACTAGCTTATAGAAGCATAGGCCTGGTTATCAATACTCTCTTAATATTCATTATATTGTTCAACAATTCCTTTATTCTCCCCGTATCTACTCTGACAATTATTGTAAGCATATATATCGAGGTATTCATGCTGAATATCTGTAAGCGTTGCATCAATACCTTTAACTTCATGATCATATACAATCCCTTAATTCCAGAGGCTTTACCAACAGCTTTCCACCTATGCTCAGCAATGAAAAGTCTTAACGCTTCCCGAATAATCCTAGATCTATTCTTGATACCAGTTATCCTCATACATTCATCTAATTCTCTAGCTAAATCTTCCGGCAGATACACTCCAACTTTACCATATCGGGTCTAAGAACGCATCTAGGATATGCAGATTGGTATATCTACCATTATATTTTCTTCTTACCTAAAACCTCTTCAACAATTCTTTTCTCATCATCTCTCATAATGCCTAGTTCGTATCTATATAGGCATGCTCTACAAATTTCATGTGCAGAAGGCTCACCACATACCTTACAGGTCTTAATTTCTCCATGAATAATCTCGTCTCGATGCTTAGACAAAATATCAATTATCCTCAGAAGACTTCTTAGAAGAGAATATTTTGTTCCAGGATATTTCTCCTCTAACTCGTTTAGTTGACGCCTAATCATCCATCTAATATTGAATCTAGCATATGGGCACTCTACAAATTTAGGATATAAATTATTTAGTATCGAGTAAAGAGTAGTCTCCTTCTCGAGTATCTCGTAGAAGGGCTTAACTCTTCTAACAAATTTTGGGTGATCAAGGGGGCCCGTTACCGGTGCCAGTCTCAATATTTTGTCCCAACTATTATTTATTATATTCATAACATATGTTTGCACAACATCATCCAAGTTATGAGCTGTAGCCAGAACTGTTCCACCCAGTTCTCTCGCAACTTTGTTTAATAAGTATCTGCGGAAAACTCCGCAATAACTGCATGGCAGATAAGGTAATCCCTTCTCCCTTCCAATCCTGACAATCTCGTCTAATGTGTATCCAAAATATTCTTCAAAACTAGCAATTTTATAATCAACACCTAATTCGTTAACAACCCGTAGGAAATCCTTCTTAGTAATGTCACGGTACCCCCTAATACCCTCATCAATCAATAAAGCCGTAATCCTCCATCCAGGAACACGTTTTGACAAATTATATAGGTAGTGGAGAAGAGACAATGAATCCTTACCGCCAGAAACAGCAACTACAATATGCTCTTTTGAACTAAACATTTTATATCTCCTAATAGTTCTCCTAACTTTCTTATCAAAATATTCGAGAAAATGTTTTTTACAGAAAGCTTGGCCACTAATCCTATTAATATAAACAGCTGGTCTACCACAAATACTGCAGTTCACCATTTCTAATCAACCTCCAGAAACAACTGGGTAAAGAACAAGTACATCCCCATCCCCAACTTCATCATCCTCAGTAATCACAGCCCCATCCCTTACAATAACATATTCATTACTAATCAAACCTATTTTAGCGAGAACATCCCTCACAGTAGAGCCTTCCGGCACCTCTATCTTCCACTCCTTGGAACCATCAACTAGTCTAACAATAACATACATATTTACTGCCTCCACAACTAATATATAAGACTGAATATGCAATCTAAACAATATGTTCATATCTCCTTTAAGGAGTATCTGTCACTTAAATACGGCCTTAAACGCTTTAGATACAATAAAATTCCACGAACTAAAATCCCTTTTATTTAATATTAAAGCTTCTACCAAAAACAGTATTTAGAATATGTTATGCTCTGCTAGTTAGTTGTTTCCTTAGATTTTTATTGCTTCTTGGTGTATCTTCTTTTAATGATCAGTAGGACTAGTATTACTAGTATGAGTACGGGTAGGAGTGTTGGAGCTATGAGTACCAGGTAGGTTTTCCAGTCATGTTTCCCAGATATTGTACTGGCTTGTGCCTGGCTTGCAGCATTTATTATCCTATGTATTAGGTTTAGCTTATCTTGGTTAACTGTTCTCCAGTCAGATTTGAATATCCCACCTGTATCACCGCTTTCAGGGTTTAAGCACCAGTAGAAGAAATCATATATGCCTTTCTGGATGAGCCAGTCCGCGAAGGCGTCTTGCCACACCTTATCCTTCCCTACATATCTGCCTCCCCACTCACCTATAACTATAGCATAGCCTAGTTCCTTGAGGTATCCGAAGTGTAGTTCCCATATCTTTGGGAGGTTTCTGGGAAATTCTGGGTCGTTGAAGTAAGGCATATTATATACGCTGGGACCGTAGACGTGGGGGGAGTAGACTATTTTATCCTTGGGAAGTCTTACTGGATAATCCTTTACACCCATTAAGTTTTCTCCCCAGAAGCAGGAATAAGGGTTTCTCCCGTCGATCTCGGGGACATGGGTGTATTGGACTCCTTCGATAAATATAAGCCAGTGAGGTGCTACTTGGAGTATTGCTTGTCCCACCCTCTCAGCGAAGAGCCTAAAATCAGTCTTGTTATCACCTGTCCCCCATGAGGCTGAGTCATGTGGTTCATTCTTGATATCAGCACCTATCACATTCGGATATTTGCCGAATTTTTGGGCTAGGAACACCCAGTCCTTGATATACTGCTCCTCAGAGAAGTTGTCGGTGTACCAGAGTGGCTCAATATATCTACAACCTATCCTATGATAATCTAGTAAGACGAATATATTGAGCTCGTTAGCATATGATATTATTTTCTCCATTATCTCTAGGGATGTGAGATTTCTGAGATCAGGATTTAAGCTATAACTTATCCTCCCAGGAACAGGCTTAGTGCCGGGGGTTATGGATTCGTGGCAGAAGGGAAGCCTTATAGCGTTAAAACCCATTTCCTTAATGTCTTTTAGTATATCCTTCCAGTTACGAGCCCATAAACCGTAGACTATGTGATCTGGGAGCTCGAACCCGAACCAGGATACTCCAAAGAGATGTATTAGTTTATCATCCATGTAGATAGTCCCATTAACGATGTGGTAGTAGGGGATGTGATCTTTGGGGATCTGGATATTGGAGCCTAGAACCCGGCCTCGAAGCTCATTATAGGGTTGCTGCTTCAAAAACGATCCCTCTACTGGCCATGCGATATATAAAGCTAGAAAAACTAATAGGAGGATAACAGCGCAGGCGATTCTAGTTCTAGCCGGCAATAGTACGGTTAGCCTCTCTCATTATGAGCTTAGGCATATAGCCAGCATTTAACCTTAACTTTTCCTAGATCAACCATCGGCGGCTCTTTCTCCTCGCAGATAGGTTTTTTGTAAGGACACCTAGGTGCGAAGGGGCATCCTTTTCCTTTCCACTCCTCCTTTTTCTCGTATACTCTATGCTTTCCTTCCCCTTTCTTCCAGACTCTATCAATTAATGGTATAGCTTCTTTCAGCATCATCGTGTAGGGGTGGTGGGGTTTCCTGAGGGCTTCTGCAGGCCCATCCTCTACTACTTGGCCTTTATAGATGACTATGATGCGGTCGCTTGAGTAATGTGCTAATGCGTAGTCATGAGTTATTATTATAGGTGTGGTGCCATACTCTTCTTTGAGCTTGATGAATATGTTAAGGAGGTCTATCCTGCTTGAAGCATCAACCATTGATGTGGGCTCATCAGCTATTATGAAAGCTGGTTTAAGGAGGAGGGCGCGTGCGATTGAGATCCTCTGCAACTGTCCACCACTCAGCTCGTGTGGATACTTTCCCTCAAGCTCGTCCATGTTGAGTCCTAGGCTTTCAAGAGTACTGGATATAAAGGATTTGGTGGCTGAGGGATCCTTCGCCACCTTTGGGTAATAGTTCTTCACAGTATCATATAGTATGCTTAAAACCTTTCTTCGGGGGTTAAAGCTACCATAAGGATCTTGGAAAACCCCTTGAACCCTTCTATAATACTCTTTTATATCCCTCCACCTTTTCAGCTTCCACACATCTATTACTCGATCATGGTCATGGAACAACACGCGGCCACTAGTGGGCTTTAGTAGTCTGAGAATTATCCTCGCCAGTGTTGTTTTACCACTACCCGACTCTCCCAATATATTAACTATTTGTCCACTAGGTATTTCAAGGCTAACCCTATCCAGCGCCCTTATCTTCTTTGTGCCGGCGAGGCCTAGGGTATAGATCTTCGTCACGTTTTCTAATCTTATTGAATAACTCATTCCAGAACACCTCCTCTATGATGCATACAACCAGCATGCAACAAAGTGTCCGTTTCCAAAATCTATTAAGGGAGGCTCCCTCTCCCTACATATTTCCTGGGCATTAGGGCATCTTGGATAGAATCTGCATCCCTTTGGAGGATTAAAGAGATTTGGCGGTGAGCCTTTCAGCCCCGTGAGTCTCTTGATCTTATAATTTATATCTAGGGTGGGGATTGATCCTATGAGTTTCCTAGTATATGGGTGTAAAGGATTCGTTATAACTTCCTCGAGGGGCCCTATTTCGACTATTTTCCCAGCATACATGATGGCCAGCTTGGTTGCTATCTGTCTCACAGTTGCTATGTCATGTGTGACGAATATCATTGTCTTCACTATTTTCTTGTTCCAGAGGTCCCAGAGGAGCTCTATGACATATCTCTGCGTTGATGTGTCCAGCGAGGATGTAGGTTCGTCAGCTATTAGTAGGTCCGGCGAGAACATTGTTGCCAAGACAATTACGGCTCTCTGCTTCATACCACCAGATAACTCGAGGGGATACATGTCGATCACGCTTCTCGGCAAACCTAGGAGCTTCGCTCTCTCAATGAATAACTCGGTAATTTCTCTTGGATCCTGACCTTTGCTCTCAGCGAGATCCTTCAGGAAACTCTTAATCTTCTTTATCACAGGTAAGGCATTCATAGAATATTGTGGTATAACTGATATCTTAGTTAATAGGAGTTTCCTCCTCTCCTCTCCTGTTAGCTTGGTCAACTCTACGTTGCGGAACCTGGCTGAACCTCCAGCTATGAACATTGGTGGCTTGGGGAGAATCAAACTTTGCATAAGAGTAGTTTTTCCACAGCCGCTCTCACCTATTACCCCTAAAATATCCCTCTCTTCTACGGTGAGATTGACCCCGTCAACGGCTTTCACATAGCCTTTAAGCGTTCTATAGTAAACCTTATAGTTGTTGAGGACGAGTACTTCACCCATATTTTTACACTCTCCTAAGCCTTGGATTGAACACTTCCTCAAGGGAGACTGTTAGGATAATTAAGGAGCTTATCAATGCGATCATGATAATGCCTGGGAAAAGCCACCACCACCAAATGTCCAGGCTGACAGCACCCCACATCACTGCTAAGTTGACTATGCCGCCTAATGACCACTCAGCAGCTCCTAGCCCGAGGAATTCCAGTGTAACTACCGCTAGAATAGCGCTATTTAATTGGAGCACAAAGGAGAGCAGTATATAGGATGCTAGATTAGGCAAAATATCCTTGAAAATCACCTTAAGACTACTGTTACCGCTAAGGAGCGATAAGTACACATAGCCATACCTGCTTAGGGCGGCTACTTGGGAGCGAACAGCCCTAGCCAGCCATGGCCATGAAAATAATCCCACTAGTAAGCCTAGTATTACAATCCCCCTCGTTGCCATATAATTGATTATTAGGAGCACGAGTAAGATGTAAGGTATAGACAGGAAGATATGGGTAAGAATCTCCACTGATGAGTCAACCCATCCACCCTTAAAGCCAGCAATAATGCCGAGAAAGGCACCTATAAGTGTTGCAACAATTGCTGCAACCACTCCAGCTGATAGGGAGATCCTAATACCATAGACTACCTGAGCGAAGACATCATAGCCAAAATAGTCGACGCCAAAGGGGTGCTCGAGAGATGGAGGGCTGGCTATAGTACCAGTGGGTGTTCTTGGGCCGTAAGGTGTTAGTAGGGGGCCGAATATTCCGAGGAGGACTATAAAGATTACTATGGAAAAAGTTATCCAGAACTTTTTATTTCTCTTCAATAAAATCTTGGTTTCCTCTGAGATGCGTATCGATAGCAACTTAGCTCCTAACCCCCAACCTTATGCGTGGATCTAGGATCACATATAGCATGTCTATGATAAAGTTGGCCGCAATCACCATTATGGTTAATAACAATATGGATCCCTCTAGCAGGAAGGGGTCATTATTGATAATGGCATTGTTGAGGAAGAAGCCTAGGCCAGGATAGTTAAATATGTACTCGATGACAATCGAGCCTACTACTAGGGTTCCAAGCTGTACGCCTAAACCTGAGATTTGAGGGTTTATGGCGTGCCTGAATGCGTACATAGTTATCTTTTTTATCGACATGCCAAGTGACTCCATGTATTTGGAGTAATCTGACTCCATCTCATATATGATCATAGTCCTTATTCCAGATGCCCAGCCTCCCATGGAAACTAGTACGAGGCTTAGCAGGGGAAGCGTTAATGCGTGGAGAAAGCCTAGGAAGGAGTCCCAGCTAGGGTTATCAAGCAAGCTGTTAACTACGGATGACTGTATAACTGTTGGGAAATAATTGTACTTAACTGTGAGAGCCCATTGTAAAAGCATGGCTAGGATGAAGTATGGTGTGGAACTAAGAACATAAAAGATGGGCATTAATATTTTATCCAGCCTCCTATACATTGCCGCAAGTGCTCCAAGATAATTCCCTATAAACCAACTTATTATAATTGCTGGAACCATGAGAAGTATGTCGAAAATTAGTGCCCTATAAACTATGCTGGATACAGGCCTTCCCAGTAACCACAGGCTAATACCAAAATCCCCTGAGAAGATGCCTCTTAGAAACAGGAGGTATTGTTCATGAAGAGGTTTATTAAATCCGAATGCTTGCATGAAATAGGAGGATGCAACGGTTGCACCCGCCTGGCCAGCGCCTCCAAAAGCACCCACCCTCGCGATCACTGTGGCTAGGGGGTTCCCTAGAAGCCTGGGCACCAGCCATACAATGCTAACAGCTATGAGGAACACCATAGTATAGATTATAATTCTTTTTACAATGTATTGAACCAAACCCATAATCACTTACCCTCCAGGAATGAATTAAATGAAAAAATATTGTTTTAAAGATTATTTTTGTCCTCACCTTAGTCTTCTCCTATAATATAGCCATAAAATTATTGCTATTATGATGATTATGATTGTTATTATTATTGCCCATGTTGTCGCACTTACACCTGTAGCTGCCGGTGGCGTTGTAGTAGTCGTGGTAGTTGGGGCTGGAGGCGGGGTGGTTGTTGTAGCAGTCGTAGTGGCGGTTATTGTTGGAGGTATTGTGGTTGTTGGCGGAACTGTTGTTGTAGTTGTCGTTGTAGTAGTCGTAGTAATGGTGGGATGTGTAGGTTTCAAGTGTAGTAGTACGAGTAATCCTGCATCAGCAGTCCATCGCCCTGACCATGATACTGGGATAGTATA
This is a stretch of genomic DNA from Staphylothermus hellenicus DSM 12710. It encodes these proteins:
- a CDS encoding CopG family ribbon-helix-helix protein, coding for MYLPEDLARELDECMRITGIKNRSRIIREALRLFIAEHRWKAVGKASGIKGLYMIMKLKVLMQRLQIFSMNTSIYMLTIIVRVDTGRIKELLNNIMNIKRVLITRPMLL
- a CDS encoding TIGR00269 family protein, whose amino-acid sequence is MVNCSICGRPAVYINRISGQAFCKKHFLEYFDKKVRRTIRRYKMFSSKEHIVVAVSGGKDSLSLLHYLYNLSKRVPGWRITALLIDEGIRGYRDITKKDFLRVVNELGVDYKIASFEEYFGYTLDEIVRIGREKGLPYLPCSYCGVFRRYLLNKVARELGGTVLATAHNLDDVVQTYVMNIINNSWDKILRLAPVTGPLDHPKFVRRVKPFYEILEKETTLYSILNNLYPKFVECPYARFNIRWMIRRQLNELEEKYPGTKYSLLRSLLRIIDILSKHRDEIIHGEIKTCKVCGEPSAHEICRACLYRYELGIMRDDEKRIVEEVLGKKKI
- a CDS encoding MoaD/ThiS family protein — translated: MYVIVRLVDGSKEWKIEVPEGSTVRDVLAKIGLISNEYVIVRDGAVITEDDEVGDGDVLVLYPVVSGG
- a CDS encoding glycoside hydrolase family 5 protein; this translates as MPARTRIACAVILLLVFLALYIAWPVEGSFLKQQPYNELRGRVLGSNIQIPKDHIPYYHIVNGTIYMDDKLIHLFGVSWFGFELPDHIVYGLWARNWKDILKDIKEMGFNAIRLPFCHESITPGTKPVPGRISYSLNPDLRNLTSLEIMEKIISYANELNIFVLLDYHRIGCRYIEPLWYTDNFSEEQYIKDWVFLAQKFGKYPNVIGADIKNEPHDSASWGTGDNKTDFRLFAERVGQAILQVAPHWLIFIEGVQYTHVPEIDGRNPYSCFWGENLMGVKDYPVRLPKDKIVYSPHVYGPSVYNMPYFNDPEFPRNLPKIWELHFGYLKELGYAIVIGEWGGRYVGKDKVWQDAFADWLIQKGIYDFFYWCLNPESGDTGGIFKSDWRTVNQDKLNLIHRIINAASQAQASTISGKHDWKTYLVLIAPTLLPVLILVILVLLIIKRRYTKKQ
- a CDS encoding ABC transporter ATP-binding protein, which gives rise to MSYSIRLENVTKIYTLGLAGTKKIRALDRVSLEIPSGQIVNILGESGSGKTTLARIILRLLKPTSGRVLFHDHDRVIDVWKLKRWRDIKEYYRRVQGVFQDPYGSFNPRRKVLSILYDTVKNYYPKVAKDPSATKSFISSTLESLGLNMDELEGKYPHELSGGQLQRISIARALLLKPAFIIADEPTSMVDASSRIDLLNIFIKLKEEYGTTPIIITHDYALAHYSSDRIIVIYKGQVVEDGPAEALRKPHHPYTMMLKEAIPLIDRVWKKGEGKHRVYEKKEEWKGKGCPFAPRCPYKKPICEEKEPPMVDLGKVKVKCWLYA
- a CDS encoding ABC transporter ATP-binding protein, giving the protein MGEVLVLNNYKVYYRTLKGYVKAVDGVNLTVEERDILGVIGESGCGKTTLMQSLILPKPPMFIAGGSARFRNVELTKLTGEERRKLLLTKISVIPQYSMNALPVIKKIKSFLKDLAESKGQDPREITELFIERAKLLGLPRSVIDMYPLELSGGMKQRAVIVLATMFSPDLLIADEPTSSLDTSTQRYVIELLWDLWNKKIVKTMIFVTHDIATVRQIATKLAIMYAGKIVEIGPLEEVITNPLHPYTRKLIGSIPTLDINYKIKRLTGLKGSPPNLFNPPKGCRFYPRCPNAQEICREREPPLIDFGNGHFVACWLYAS
- a CDS encoding ABC transporter permease; protein product: MLSIRISEETKILLKRNKKFWITFSIVIFIVLLGIFGPLLTPYGPRTPTGTIASPPSLEHPFGVDYFGYDVFAQVVYGIRISLSAGVVAAIVATLIGAFLGIIAGFKGGWVDSSVEILTHIFLSIPYILLVLLIINYMATRGIVILGLLVGLFSWPWLARAVRSQVAALSRYGYVYLSLLSGNSSLKVIFKDILPNLASYILLSFVLQLNSAILAVVTLEFLGLGAAEWSLGGIVNLAVMWGAVSLDIWWWWLFPGIIMIALISSLIILTVSLEEVFNPRLRRV
- a CDS encoding ABC transporter permease, with protein sequence MGLVQYIVKRIIIYTMVFLIAVSIVWLVPRLLGNPLATVIARVGAFGGAGQAGATVASSYFMQAFGFNKPLHEQYLLFLRGIFSGDFGISLWLLGRPVSSIVYRALIFDILLMVPAIIISWFIGNYLGALAAMYRRLDKILMPIFYVLSSTPYFILAMLLQWALTVKYNYFPTVIQSSVVNSLLDNPSWDSFLGFLHALTLPLLSLVLVSMGGWASGIRTMIIYEMESDYSKYMESLGMSIKKITMYAFRHAINPQISGLGVQLGTLVVGSIVIEYIFNYPGLGFFLNNAIINNDPFLLEGSILLLTIMVIAANFIIDMLYVILDPRIRLGVRS